The following is a genomic window from Corynebacterium incognita.
TGGCACTTTTGGCCTATGGCGCTCGGTGTAGTTGCTCTCACCGCGGCCACGGTCGGCCTTAACCGCCCCCTGCTGTGGACCATCATCCCCTTCATCGTTTTGTCCATTTTTGCAGCCTGGATCCTGGTGAGCTGGTCCGGGCGAGTCATCACCGTAACCCAAGACGCCGACGGCACCCGCTGGCTCAACGTTGGCGACGCACAGCTTCCTGCGGACATTGTGTCCCGCTCTCTCGTGGTGCCGGCCACGGCTTCACGCAACGCGATGGGGCCACAGCTAGACCCGGCCGCATTCGTGATCAACCACGCCTGGCTGCACGAAATGGTCATGCTGGTGCTCGATGATGAAGACGACCCCACCCCTTACTGGCTGGTGACTACGCGGCGCCCAGAGGAGCTCATCCAGCACTTCGTTCCTGACCAGTACGAGGCCGCCACCGCGCACCTGCGTTAACCGCGCACCTGCGTTAACCTGAATGATTCGCCACATTAAGGCCCTCGAGAACGCCACAACGCCTGCGCCCCCTACGACTTGTAGGTTGGGCGCGGGCGTTGTGTGTGGAAACTAAGCGGCGGGAGGCTTGGCCTTTAGGCGCAGTCCTGACACACCGGGGAGCCGTCATCCTCAGTGAAGGCCAGGCGCTTGTTGCGCTGAACTAGGAAGCACACCGAGCAGGTGAATTCGTCCTCCTGGCGCGGCACGACGGTCACATTGAGCTCTTCGCCCGACAAGTCAACTGTCGGCGGTTCAAACGCCTCGACAATCTCGCCGTCGTCGTCCATGCCGTTGTTCTCCGTCTCGGCAGCTTTGAGGCCCTCGAGGGAGTCGGTCTCCAGCTCGTCTTCTACCCGGCGGCGCGGTGCATCGTAATCAGTAGCCATAGTGCTAGTCCTGTGGTTGCGAGAGGGCCTGCGAAGGTGCTTCCACGCAATGCCCTGGAATTTCCGTATTGGTCGATCGCGCATATTAAATGACAACGCAGCATATGTCATACTCGCTGCTCAACGGGGTTGGCCACGACTACCCCCGACATCGGAAACCGGCAGGTAAACAGCGCCTCTTCGTCGCTCGTTCCCAGCAGGCAGCCCAAGTAGAACCCTAGCCTGCGTGTTGCTGCCCTGCTATGCAGCATCCCAGCCCGCTTCGGAACGATTGACCTAGAATATTGGCCATGACTACTACAGCACCCCGCCACGGCTTCGGCATCGATGTCGGAGGCTCCGCCGTCAAAGGCGCACTTGTAGATTTAACCACCGGCGAATTCATCGGTGAGCGCATCAAAATTGCTACTCCCCGCCCAGCGACGCCGGAGGCGATCGCTCACGTCATCGTCGAGTTGCTGCAGCGCGCCGAGTGGATCGGCCCTGTGGGCATTACTCTTCCCAGTGTGGTTCACAACAGCATTGCGCAGTCCGCAGCGAACATCGATCCGGAGTGGATTGGGGTCAACACTACGGAACTGTTCCGCCGTTTCCTTGGCGACCGCGACTTCACCGTGCTCAACGACGCCGATGCCGCAGGATTGGCTGAGGTGGCCTACGGGGACCCTCGAGCCCGCGAGGGTGCGGTCCTCTTCCTTACCTTTGGCACCGGCATCGGTTCGGCCATGCTTGTCGACGGCCGCCTGTTCCCCAACACCGAGCTCGGACACATGATCGTCGGCAAGCAGGAGGCCGAACACCAGGCCTCGTCGGCGGTCAAGGACAACCTTGAGCTCAACTTCAAGCAATGGGCCAGCCGAGTCAACGTCGTGATGGGCGAATACGAAAAGCTCTTCAACCCGACGACCTTCATCGTGGGCGGCGGCATCTCCCGGAAATTCGATAAGTGGGGCCCAAGTCTTGACCTTA
Proteins encoded in this region:
- a CDS encoding DUF3093 domain-containing protein, with protein sequence MTSSSTPTPSNDTNASGDAVLFRERQWVPWHFWPMALGVVALTAATVGLNRPLLWTIIPFIVLSIFAAWILVSWSGRVITVTQDADGTRWLNVGDAQLPADIVSRSLVVPATASRNAMGPQLDPAAFVINHAWLHEMVMLVLDDEDDPTPYWLVTTRRPEELIQHFVPDQYEAATAHLR
- a CDS encoding DUF4193 domain-containing protein — its product is MATDYDAPRRRVEDELETDSLEGLKAAETENNGMDDDGEIVEAFEPPTVDLSGEELNVTVVPRQEDEFTCSVCFLVQRNKRLAFTEDDGSPVCQDCA
- the ppgK gene encoding polyphosphate--glucose phosphotransferase produces the protein MTTTAPRHGFGIDVGGSAVKGALVDLTTGEFIGERIKIATPRPATPEAIAHVIVELLQRAEWIGPVGITLPSVVHNSIAQSAANIDPEWIGVNTTELFRRFLGDRDFTVLNDADAAGLAEVAYGDPRAREGAVLFLTFGTGIGSAMLVDGRLFPNTELGHMIVGKQEAEHQASSAVKDNLELNFKQWASRVNVVMGEYEKLFNPTTFIVGGGISRKFDKWGPSLDLKTPVFPAQLRNRAGIVGAALAMDQGMRP